DNA from Rubripirellula lacrimiformis:
TAGTTTCCTTTCGTTTTGGGTTGACCTGGTCCGCGTCCCCGCTACGGTGAAGATCCCGTCCGCATGGGGTTGGTGCGGCACGCAGGCGAAGCCGAGTACACGGCCCCATTGCGGTCGGGATAAGCATCGTGGCAGCGTGTCCAATGAGTCATCCCATCACGACAAGGAATTCACGAACCCCCTACTCCATCGCACGCCTGCTAGAACAAATCAAGCTGCGATGATGGACCGGACATCTGGGATGCGTCCCCTGACGAGGTGATATCTCCTGCTTGGCCGTTGCTGTGATCCGCCACCGGCGCCTCGGGAGTGGCTTGCGTCGGCTTGGCTGCTATCGGCACTGAGGCATGGTTGAAAGGTGATTGTGCGACCGGAACTTCGCGGATCACGCCACGACTCGCTCCGTTAAAGAACAGGCCAATGCGGTAGACGCGGTGGCATTCGAGGGTCAGCGTGTTCTGCCAAACAGCCCAGCCCCTTAGTCCGTGCAGTCCCATGTTGACGGCTGCCATCTGCGTGCAGCGGTGATCGACATCTTGCCCAGTGAACTCGGCGTTCGGATTGTCCTTTGCCATCGAAAGCAGGAACCGTCCTGATCCACAGGCGGGATCATTGATTGTGCGGGGCGGCGCTCCTGCACTAACGTCAGCCCCCTCCTCCGTGTTGCCGGGTGACATTAAGGCAGCCATTAAGTCACAAACGGAGTCCGGCGTGAAGAACTGGCCACGTTCGCCGTAGGTGATCGCGCCAGTAAAGATGTCGCCAAGTATGTCTGCGTCGGTGTTTACCATCTCGGCGATCAGACGTCCGCCCGCTTGAACCATCGTGTCGATCCCCCGACTACCGACCTTGCCTTTGTCGTAGCCTTTGGCGACGGTAGCCAGATATTCGTCCTCCATGGTTTTGCCAGCCAGTTCGCAGCGAAGCAGCGTCAGAAAGTCCTCAAACGCCTGGCCGCGGCCGAAGCCGGCCAAATCACCAGCCCTGTCGACTAAATCGACGATGGGTTTGCTAGCTGCATTGAAAAACTGTTCCTTCGCCATTCCGCACTATTGGCACAGAACGAAGCTGAGCGTCAACGAAAATCGTCAACGCTCAGTAGAGGGATGCGGTGAGTTCATCTTCCCAGTCGCAGTGTTCTGAGCAGAAAGTTTTGCGAGTCATCGCGTTGCTTCTTTCAGACCATTGAGATCGACGTTGTCGTCGATCAACCGATGCAATTGCTCGTAGTGAATGTCTCGTTCGAAGCCGACTTCGCGATCGAAACCAAGTTCTTTTGCGATCCGATCAAGTGCGTTTTGCATGATTGGATGTCCATAAATCTTGTTGTCCATGATCGCAACGCCCTCCGCGTACCAGTTGTCTCCTTCGAGTTGAATGATTGTAGTCATCGTGTGTTTCCTTTCGTGTCGATGAATCGGGGCATGATTGCCCCGATTCGGTGGTGTCAGTGCTCACTCGGTAGATAGAGCGTCCAGTGCTGACCGTCGTAGGCTGCCCAGACTTCGACTCGGGGCAATGGGAAGTCGGTGAACTCGATTTCCTGAATGATGAAGGGTTCGCAGGGGCTATCCGCCCTTGCTGCAAGTTTTGCGGTGTTTCCTTCGTCAACTTCGAGCGTCCAAAAGTGCATGTCGCAGATGCGGTAGTCTTTCGCTTTGGCTGCGTTGAATTCGGCACTTCCGATCCATGATGCGATCGCATCAATCAGCCAGTAGGCCTGCCCAATTTCGGCCAAGTACTGAATCCCTGGTGTGTAGATCACGTTGGGATTGAGCGAATGGCGGAATCGTTCAAGATCTCCTTGGAATTGTCGTAGGTCGGTTTGGGTAAGTTTCGGCATGGTGTTCTCCTTTCGCCTGGTTGAACTTGCAGACGAATCAGCCACCCGTACGACGATTCGGGGGCAAGGGTTTTCGCGGCAGCGATTGACCGAAACCAAGCGAAGCGAAGAGTTGCAGGGCAACCCTTGTGGCCGGATTGGCAGGGTGGCAGACTGCAAACAGTTCAAACAGCGAATGGAGACCATCTGCCTCTCACCAACACGTTCGACAAGGCCGTCAGCAAATGAACGGCTTTCACAGTGATCGCCACCGTGATCCGACCATTGACGAATCGGTTGACACGGCATGCATGCGGTGGCATTGTCGCCGCCATGGATCCGACCGAAACGTTCAACGCAATGATGGAAGCTTTCGCACTTGGATTGCGCGACGACGCGATCCAGAGTGCCGAGGATTTGGCCGCTTGGCTAGATCGAGGCGGTTTCCCGCCCGTGATTCATATCTCGACTGACGGAATGAAAGTGTTCGTCGTCGACGAGCGGATAGCCAGAGAGATTTGCGTGGCGTCCTGCCGACAGGTCCAAACTGCGTGTCAAACCCAATCTCCATCGCCT
Protein-coding regions in this window:
- a CDS encoding N-6 DNA methylase, with the translated sequence MAKEQFFNAASKPIVDLVDRAGDLAGFGRGQAFEDFLTLLRCELAGKTMEDEYLATVAKGYDKGKVGSRGIDTMVQAGGRLIAEMVNTDADILGDIFTGAITYGERGQFFTPDSVCDLMAALMSPGNTEEGADVSAGAPPRTINDPACGSGRFLLSMAKDNPNAEFTGQDVDHRCTQMAAVNMGLHGLRGWAVWQNTLTLECHRVYRIGLFFNGASRGVIREVPVAQSPFNHASVPIAAKPTQATPEAPVADHSNGQAGDITSSGDASQMSGPSSQLDLF
- a CDS encoding DUF6876 family protein, with the translated sequence MPKLTQTDLRQFQGDLERFRHSLNPNVIYTPGIQYLAEIGQAYWLIDAIASWIGSAEFNAAKAKDYRICDMHFWTLEVDEGNTAKLAARADSPCEPFIIQEIEFTDFPLPRVEVWAAYDGQHWTLYLPSEH